A single region of the Salvia splendens isolate huo1 chromosome 18, SspV2, whole genome shotgun sequence genome encodes:
- the LOC121777146 gene encoding myosin-12-like — translation MGTPVNIIVGSHVWAEDPEAAWIDGQVLEIKGSDATLLTTNGNTIVAAISSIYPKDTEAPPSGVDDMTKLAYLHEPGVLYNLACRFSLNEIYTYTGNILIAVNPFRRLPHLYDIHMMQQYKGAAFGELSPHLFAVADTCYRSIINEHGSQSILVSGESGAGKTETTKMLMRYLAFMGGRSGTEGRTVEQQVLESNPVLEAFGNAKTVKNNNSSRFGKFVEIQFDKQGKISGAAVRTYLLERSRVCQVSDPERNYHCFYMLCAAPPEEVKRYKLGDPRSFHYLNQSNCYEVANVDDAREYLETRNAMDIVGISQDEQEAIFRVVAAILHLGNIEFLKGSEVDSSKLKNEKSLYHLQTAAELLQCSEKALEDSLCKRVIVTPDGSITKPLDPAAAVTSRDAFAKTIYSRLFDWIVDKINNSIGQDPNAKSIIGVLDIYGFESFKINSFEQLCINLTNEKLQQHFNQHVFKMEQEEYTKEEIDWSYVEFVDNQDVLDLLEKKPGGIIALLDEACMFPKSTHETFAQKMYQTYKAHKRFSKPKLARTDFTINHYAGDVTYQADQFLDKNKDYVIAEHQALLNDSTCSFVANIFPSLPDETSKQSKFSSIGTRFKQQLQSLMETLSTTEPHYIRCVKPNTVLKPGIFENFNVLNQLRCGGVLEAIRISCAGYPTKRTFDEFIDRFGMLAPDIVDGSDEKLACIAICDRMGLKGYQIGKSKVFLRAGQMAELDARRAEVLAHAVRRIQRQIRTHLTRKEFIILRKASINIQKLWRARIACKLYEYMRREAASIRIQKHARTHAARNSYIKLQEAAVVIQTGLRAMAARNEFRRRRRNKGATIIQTQWRSFYALSAYKRLKKANLSLQCLWRARIARKELRKLRMEARDTGALKEAKDKLEKRVDELTWRLDIEKHLRMDIEEAKGQEIAKLQNVLQDTQTQLQEAQAAIIHEREAAKIAIEQAPPVIKEVPVVDNTKVEQLTNKNHELEEVVTELKKKVEEFEQAYSKVELESNARLKEAEEAQMKAAQLQESIERLESNLSNLESENQVLRQQALVISAQEGLTEEMELLREKIKDLESESMLLHSQKVVVQQIQSSDVVQQIQSSDVVRQIQSSDVVQQIQSTDDDQVISTVKNLDNGYEDHNGLDKVEHQPTTKVEQQINEMIKDSEVIPPPLSKQRSLTDRQQENHDALIKCLLEDNRFDKNRPVAACIVYRTLIQWRSFEADKTNIFDRIIHSIQSSIENQDSTKNLAYWLSTTSTLLFLLQRTIKASNSSAAASRRNRSSPISFFGRMAQVRSSSMIMGLSSGYSGMEGNPINKSRIEAKYPALLFKQHLTACVEKIYGMIRDGLKKEISPFLNLCIQAPRVARIRPVKGSSKTIHSHNMKQQSSSLHWQTIVHCFDHTMKILSENYVPPTITRKIFSQVFSFINVQLFNSLLLRRECCSFSNGEYVKAGLQELENWCVKATPEYAGSSWDELQHIRQAIAFLVLHQKTHKSLDEITSELCPVLSIAQIYRIGTMFWDDKYGTQGLSTEVIAKMKTLTVEDSISTPNNTFLLDVDSSIPFSIDEISQSFQDINVSDVNPPPLLRQRSDFHFLLQITES, via the exons ATG GGAACTCCAGTAAACATTATTGTTGGATCGCATGTTTGGGCTGAAGATCCTGAAGCTGCCTGGATCGATGGGCAAGTGTTGGAGATTAAAGGATCGGATGCAACCTTACTTACCACAAATGGCAACACT ATAGTTGCAGCTATTTCAAGCATATATCCAAAGGATACTGAAGCGCCCCCTTCAGGGGTTGATGATATGACCAAGTTAGCGTACCTCCACGAGCCGGGAGTCTTATACAATCTCGCCTGTCGCTTTTCTCTCAATGAGATATAT ACTTACACGGGGAACATTTTGATAGCGGTGAATCCTTTCCGGAGGTTGCCACATCTGTATGATATCCACATGATGCAGCAGTACAAAGGAGCTGCTTTCGGAGAGCTGAGTCCGCATCTCTTTGCCGTTGCAGATACCTGCTACAGGTCGATAATTAATGAACACGGAAGCCAGTCTATATTGGTGAGCGGAGAGAGTGGAGCTGGAAAGACGGAGACAACAAAGATGTTAATGAGATATCTAGCATTCATGGGAGGGAGGTCTGGCACAGAAGGAAGAACAGTAGAGCAACAGGTTTTGGAG tcAAATCCAGTTTTGGAAGCATTTGGCAATGCAAAAACTGTTAAAAATAACAATTCCAG TCGTTTTGGAAAATTTGTCGAAATCCAATTCGATAAGCAGGGAAAGATCTCAGGGGCTGCAGTTCGGACTTATCTCCTAGAAAGATCGCGTGTTTGCCAAGTCTCTGATCCGGAGAGGAACTACCATTGCTTTTACATGCTTTGCGCAGCGCCTCCAGAG GAAGTGAAGAGGTACAAGCTTGGAGATCCAAgatcatttcactatttgaatCAAAGTAATTGCTATGAGGTGGCGAATGTAGATGATGCCAGAGAATACCTGGAAACCAGAAATGCCATGGACATAGTTGGAATCAGCCAGGATGAGCAG GAAGCTATATTCCGTGTGGTGGCTGCTATACTCCATTTGGGGAATATAGAGTTTCTCAAGGGGAGTGAAGTAGATTCATCTAAgcttaaaaatgaaaagtcaCTATATCACCTTCAGACAGCGGCTGAGCTACTACA GTGCAGTGAGAAGGCACTTGAGGACTCTCTTTGCAAGCGCGTCATTGTTACCCCTGATGGGAGCATCACAAAACCACTCGATCCAGCTGCAGCTGTCACAAGCAGGGATGCTTTTGCAAAGACAATATATTCCAGATTATTTGATTG GATCGTGGACAAGATAAACAATTCGATTGGTCAAGATCCGAATGCTAAAAGCATAATTGGAGTCCTAGATATTTATGGGTTTGAGAGCTTTAAGATCAACAG TTTTGAGCAGTTGTGTATCAACCTAACGAATGAGAAGTTGCAACAGCACTTCAATCAG CATGTTTTCAAGATGGAACAAGAGGAGTATACGAAGGAGGAAATAGACTGGAGCTATGTTGAGTTCGTAGACAATCAAGACGTTTTAGATCTTCTCGAAAAG AAACCAGGAGGAATAATTGCTCTTCTTGATGAAGCCTG CATGTTTCCAAAGTCAACTCATGAAACTTTCGCGCAGAAGATGTACCAGACTTATAAAGCGCACAAACGATTCAGCAAACCAAAGCTTGCTAGAACCGACTTCACCATAAATCACTATGCTGGTGAT GTAACCTATCAAGCAGATCAATTTCTCGACAAAAATAAGGATTATGTTATTGCAGAACATCAAGCTCTTTTGAATGATTCCACCTGCTCATTTGTTGCAAATATTTTCCCTTCATTGCCTGATGAAACATCAAAGCAATCCAAGTTTTCCTCCATTGGCACCCGCTTCAAA CAACAATTACAATCATTAATGGAAACCCTGAGCACAACAGAGCCACATTACATCAGATGTGTGAAGCCAAATACAGTTCTGAAACCTGGGATATTTGAGAACTTCAATGTCTTGAACCAGTTAAGATGTGGA GGTGTACTAGAGGCCATAAGAATAAGCTGTGCAGGGTATCCAACAAAAAGAACATTTGATGAGTTTATAGACCGGTTTGGAATGCTAGCTCCGGATATTGTGGATGG GTCAGATGAGAAATTAGCATGTATTGCAATATGTGACAGAATGGGCTTAAAAGGCTATCAG ATAGGGAAAAGCAAGGTGTTTCTCAGAGCGGGGCAGATGGCTGAATTAGATGCTAGAAGAGCAGAAGTTCTGGCTCATGCTGTCAGGCGCATTCAGAGGCAAATCAGAACTCACCTTACAAGGAAAGAGTTTATAATTCTACGAAAGGCATCCATTAATATCCAGAAACTTTGGAGAG CACGGATCGCGTGTAAGCTTTATGAATACATGAGGAGAGAAGCCGCTTCAATCCGAATACAAAAACATGCACGTACTCATGCAGCAAGAAATTCATACATCAAATTGCAGGAGGCAGCGGTAGTAATTCAAACTGGCTTACGAGCAATGGCAGCACGGAATGAGTTCAGACGCAGAAGACGAAACAAAGGAGCCACAATTATTCAG ACACAATGGAGAAGTTTCTATGCCCTTTCTGCCTATAAACgtctcaagaaagccaacctttCACTTCAATGCCTATGGCGAGCTAGAATAGCGAGAAAAGAGCTTCGGAAGTTAAGAATG GAAGCAAGAGACACAGGAGCCCTCAAGGAAGCAAAGGACAAGCTGGAAAAACGTGTTGACGAGCTAACATGGAGATTAGACATTGAAAAACACCTGCGG ATGGATATTGAAGAAGCTAAGGGCCAGGAAATAGCGAAACTGCAGAATGTTTTACAGGATACGCAAACGCAGCTTCAGGAAGCTCAAGCTGCAATTATTCATGAAAGAGAAGCTGCCAAGATAGCAATTGAACAAGCCCCGCCAGTCATCAAAGAGGTACCGGTTGTTGACAACACGAAAGTGGAGCAATTGACAAATAAAAACCACGAACTAGAG GAAGTGGTCactgaattgaagaagaaggtaGAGGAGTTTGAGCAGGCATATTCGAAGGTGGAACTAGAAAGCAATGCCAGATTGAAAGAAGCAGAAGAGGCACAAATGAAAGCAGCACAACTGCAAGAGAGCATCGAAAG ATTAGAATCGAACCTATCTAATCTAGAGTCTGAGAATCAGGTGCTACGTCAGCAGGCTCTGGTTATATCAGCTCAGGAGGGCTTGACTGAGGAAATGGAACT ACTGAGGGAGAAGATTAAAGATTTGGAGTCAGAGAGCATGTTGCTTCACAGTCAAAAGGTTGTTGTGCAACAAATACAGAGTTCTGATGTTGTGCAACAAATACAGAGTTCTGATGTTGTGCGACAAATACAGAGTTCTGATGTTGTGCAACAAATACAGAGTACTGATGATGATCAAGTTATCTCAACAGTAAAG AATTTGGACAATGGATACGAGGACCATAATGGCCTGGACAAGGTGGAACATCAACCAACAACAAAAGTAGAGCAGCAGATAAATGAAATGATTAAG GATTCTGAGGTTATTCCCCCTCCTCTCTCTAAACAGAGATCCTTGACGGATAGACAGCAG GAAAATCATGACGCACTGATTAAATGTCTTCTAGAAGACAACCGCTTTGATAAGAATAGGCCAGTTGCTGCCTGCATCGTCTACAGAACACTCATACAATGGAGATCCTTCGAAGCagataaaactaatatatttgATAGGATTATTCATTCAATCCAATCATCAATTGAG AACCAGGACAGCACAAAGAATCTGGCTTATTGGCTATCAACAACTTCAACTCTTTTGTTTCTTCTGCAAAGAACGATCAAGGCAAGCAACTCATCAGCAGCAGCTTCGAGAAGAAACAGAAGTTCACCCATCTCGTTTTTTGGTAGAATGGCACAG GTGCGGTCATCTTCTATGATCATGGGACTATCTAGTGGCTACAGTGGAATGGAGGGCAACCCCATCAACAAATCAAGGATTGAAGCAAAATACCCGGCTTTGCTGTTTAAGCAACATCTCACAGCATGTGTCGAGAAAATATATGGGATGATTCGCGATGGCTTAAAGAAAGAGATCAGTCCATTTCTTAATTTGTGTATACAA GCACCAAGAGTTGCGAGGATCAGACCGGTAAAAGGGTCCTCTAAAACCATccattcacataacatgaaacaACAGAGCTCTAGCTTACACTGGCAAACCATCGTCCATTGCTTTGATCATACCATGAAAATACTGTCTGAAAATTAT GTTCCACCAACCATCACAAGGAAGATTTTCAGCCAAGTATTCTCATTCATAAATGTTCAACTTTTCAATAG CTTACTGCTACGCCGTGAATGCTGTTCATTTAGCAACGGTGAATATGTTAAGGCAGGTTTACAAGAACTGGAGAACTGGTGTGTGAAAGCAACGCCTGAG TATGCTGGATCCTCGTGGGACGAACTGCAGCACATAAGACAAGCTATAGCTTTTCTG GTCCTGCACCAGAAAACTCACAAGTCCTTGGATGAGATCACGAGTGAACTCTGCCCG GTATTGAGCATTGCACAAATATATAGAATCGGAACCATGTTCTGGGATGATAAATATGGAACCCAAGGATTATCTACCGAG GTGATTGCAAAGATGAAAACTCTGACAGTAGAAGATTCAATTAGCACACCAAACAATACATTCTTGCTGGATGTAGATTCAAG CATACCTTTCTCCATTGATGAGATATCACAGTCGTTCCAGGATATCAATGTATCAGATGTCAATCCGCCGCCTCTTCTTCGTCAAAGATCAGACTTCCATTTTCTGTTGCAGATAACAGAATCATAA
- the LOC121776904 gene encoding uncharacterized protein LOC121776904 — MAIDFVFSKMELSLSRLRGQGYDGASNMRGEFNGLKALILKENPSACPIVTVCGSSCKRADKLRQIEYERMVEKIEKGEITSGKGLNQETSLLRPGDTRWGSHYLTLIRLASMWPSIVIVLETVFEDGVDQETSGKSKGLLQKMESFDFVFLMILMKHLLGMIDPLSCALQYRDQNILNAINLIVIVKEDLQAFRESGWDDFLQEVEAFCRTNEIDVPNMDKIVPRRIRMKNDGQSITNYHYYRVEIFYQVVDLISQEMRNRFSESSTDLLECMACLDPRNHFSNFNVDKLVHLATLYPEDVSSMELNLLTKQLQSFMSDVRRDTRFSEVEDLGTLSKKMVETMKDKIFQLPAGEATREMPEMKGSGDTAAVQDGLLRRRCSGGSTAAEVE; from the exons ATGGCAATTGATTTTGTATTTTCTAAGATGGAATTATCTTTGTCAAGATTGAGGGGTCAGGGATATGATGGGGCTTCAAATATGAGGGGTGAATTTAATGGACTTAAAGCacttattttaaaagaaaatccaTCGGCATG CCCGATTGTTACAGTATGTGGATCTTCTTGCAAAAGGGCAGATAAACTCCGACAAATTGAATATGAAAGAATGGTTGAAAAGATTGAGAAAGGGGAAATCACTTCAGGTAAAGGTCTAAATCAAGAAACTTCTTTGCTTAGACCGGGTGACACTCGATGGGGATCTCATTATCTTACTTTAATACGTCTTGCATCTATGTGGCCCTCGATAGTCATAGTACTTGAAACTGTATTCGAAGATGGGGTTGATCAAGAAACAAGTGGCAAATCTAAAGGGTTGCTTCAAAAAATGGAAAGCTTTGATTTTGTGTTTCTCATGATATTGATGAAACATTTGTTGGGTATGATTGATCCACTATCTTGTGCGCTGCAATACAGAGatcaaaatattttgaatgCAATAAATTTGATAGTGATTGTGAAAGAGGACTTGCAAGCATTTCGAGAATCTGGATGGGATGATTTCTTGCAAGAAGTGGAAGCATTTTGCCGGACTAATGAAATTGATGTTCCTAACATGGATAAAATTGTTCCAAGAAGAATTCGTATGAAGAATGATGGACAAAGTATtacaaactatcattattatcgtgttgaaattttttatcaG GTTGTTGATTTAATTAGTCAAGAAATGAGGAATCGTTTTTCTGAGTCCAGCACAGACCTACTCGAGTGTATGGCATGTCTTGATCCAAGAAATCATTTCTCCAATTTCAATGTCGATAAACTTGTTCATCTTGCCACCCTTTATCCGGAAGACGTTTCATCCATGGAGCTTAACTTGTTAACTAAACAACTTCAAAGTTTCATGAGTGATGTAAGAAGAGATACACGTTTTTCAGAGGTTGAAGATTTGGGAACTCTTTCAAAGAAGATGGTTGAAACGATGAAAGATAAGATTTTTCAATTG CCGGCGGGTGAGGCGACGAGAGAGATGCCGGAGATGAAGGGAAGCGGCGACACTGCTGCTGTGCAGGATGGGTTACTGCGGCGGCGGTGTTCAGGAGGGTCGACGGCGGCGGAAGTGGAATAA
- the LOC121776905 gene encoding zinc finger MYM-type protein 1-like: protein MLPKVLANQKAMTFQKKTYGKYKRGFRDVWYKDYIWLEYSTTTYAAYCFWCFLFKRGYLAPRDETFVSGGFSNWKKANERFRAHVGSTGSAHHKARIEYENFVNQKQSVPYIISRVGSKQEKEYRIRLTATLDVIRFLLNQGLAFRGHDKTSTSSNRGNFLELLYWYSLKNDEVGQVVLNNAPGNNQMIVPSVQKDIVNACAVETTLEIMKELGDGLFSIMVDESRDCSVKEQMAIVIRYVNKNGEIIERFLALVHVKETSSR from the coding sequence ATGTTGCCAAAGGTCCTTGCCAACCAAAAGGCCAtgactttccaaaaaaaaacatatggGAAATATAAGAGAGGTTTTAGGGATGTTTGGTATAAAGATTATATTTGGCTTGAATATAGTACGACAACATATGCTGCGTATTGTTTTTGGTGTTTTCTTTTCAAGCGTGGTTATTTAGCTCCAAGAGATGAAACATTTGTTAGTGGTGGTTTCTCTAATTGGAAGAAGGCTAATGAAAGATTTAGAGCTCATGTTGGATCAACGGGTAGTGCACACCACAAAGCTagaattgaatatgaaaattttgtaaATCAAAAGCAGAGTGTGCCTTATATCATTAGTAGAGTTGGTTCAAAACAAGAAAAGGAATATAGGATTCGTTTGACTGCAACTCTTGATGTTATTCGATTCCTTTTGAATCAAGGTTTGGCTTTTAGAGGACATGATAAGACATCAACTTCTTCAAATAGGGGCAACTTTCTGGAGTTATTATATTGGTATAGTTTAAAGAATGATGAAGTTGGTCAAGTTGTATTGAATAATGCTCCCGGAAATAATCAAATGATTGTTCCATCAGTTCAAAAAGATATCGTTAATGCGTGTGCAGTTGAAACTACACTTGAAATAATGAAGGAACTTGGTGATGGATTATTTTCCATAATGGTTGATGAGTCTCGAGATTGCTCGGTGAAGGAGCAAATGGCTATTGTTATTAGATACGTGAATAAAAATGGAGAGATAATAGAAAGATTTTTAGCCTTAGTTCATGTTAAAGAGACTTCATCAAGATGA
- the LOC121777725 gene encoding UTP--glucose-1-phosphate uridylyltransferase 1-like — MSFHSVVIQKLLNANAHIGRRVTSNHFKIFSEGTRNGVSIVDSDKTLICLRNACDFIGHLSRNNARLLFVNTNSLFDEIIAQMTKTIGIKHDTTWRLGGFLTNSSSPRRFRGRNKKFNICAPEAPDCIVIFDTESKSSVIKEANRLQIPVVGLVDSSMPWETYSKITYPVPANDSVEFVYMFCNLITKTILKERKEAMAERGEEAVIGGDVELDDLTKQSTDKFVLPYEELSAIPEDASETKALLEKLVIVRFNGDLGTAIGFSGPKSTMEIVDGLTCLDLTINQIEALNAKYGTNIPLYVVNAVDAHRKVLEFLKKHPNKNIHSIQERITDLQEASKFAPRSAKGQDSKDEMKSFNIAQAILPLVNSGRLDILSSQGKEYILLLGSDNLGCAIDPKILNYLGQNDIELCLEVTPKSSVREETQHSHDEAKTPILMPKKDWRFTDTMWMSIQSMEKLVAKDSLTISKIFDQHFAISVPNARYLPVEATSDLFLLQSDLYIFIEDKLTRNTTRENPTDPSIQLGPVFRNVNDFKERFKSIPSIVGLDSLKVTGDVWFGTGITLKGEVNIHAGPGARIVIPDGAVLENRTITSQEEIGEVSS; from the exons ATGTCGTTCCACTCCGTCGTGATACAGAAGCTCCTCAACGCCAACGCCCACATCGGCCGCCGCGTGACCTCCAACCACTTCAAAATCTTCTCCGAGGGCACCCGCAACGGCGTCAGCATCGTCGACTCCGACAAGACCCTAATCTGCCTCCGCAACGCCTGCGATTTCATCGGCCACCTCTCCCGCAACAATGCGCGCCTGCTCTTCGTCAACACCAACTCTCTCTTCGACGAGATCATCGCGCAGATGACCAAGACCATTGGAATCAAGCACGACACCACCTGGCGCCTCGGAGGCTTTTTAACGAACAGTTCGAGCCCTAGGCGCTTCCGCGGCCGGAACAAGAAATTCAACATCTGCGCGCCGGAGGCGCCTGATTGTATCGTGATTTTCGACACCGAGAGTAAGAGCTCGGTCATCAAGGAGGCAAACCGGCTGCAGATTCCGGTGGTCGGATTGGTCGACTCGAGCATGCCTTGGGAGACATATAGCAAGATAACGTACCCTGTGCCTGCTAATGATTCGGTGGAGTTTGTGTATATGTTCTGTAATTTGATCACGAAGACAATTTTGAAAGAGCGGAAGGAGGCAATGGCTGAGAGGGGTGAGGAGGCTGTAATTGG GGGAGATGTCGAACTAGATGACCTGACTAAACAATCAACAGACAAGTTTGTGCTTCCTTATGAAGAGCTATCTGCAATTCCAGAAG ATGCCTCAGAGACTAAGGCGCTATTGGAAAAACTTGTCATAGTGAGGTTCAATGGCGATCTAGGGACCGCAATAGGATTTTCTGGCCCCAA GTCTACTATGGAAATTGTTGATGGTTTGACTTGCCTTGATTTGACAATCAATCAAATTGAG GCTCTAAACGCAAAATATGGAACCAATATTCCACTATATGTGGTGAATGCAGTTGATGCACATAGGAAAGTATTAGAG TTCCTGAAAAAGCACCCAAATAAGAATATCCATTCTATACAAGAG AGGATCACTGACCTACAAGAGGCAAGCAAGTTTGCACCTCGCTCAGCTAAAGGCCAAGATAGCAAGGATGAAAT GAAATCATTCAATATTGCTCAGGCCATCCTCCCGTTGGTAAATAGTGGAAGATTGGATATACTATCATCACAG GGTAAAGAGTATATACTGCTGTTGGGCTCAGATAATCTTGGTTGTGCTATTGACCCCA AAATCTTGAATTATCTTGGTCAGAATGATATTGAGCTTTGCCTAGAG GTGACCCCTAAATCCTCTGTAAGGGAAGAGACCCAACATTCACATGATGAAGCCAAAACTCCG ATTCTGATGCCAAAGAAGGATTGGAGATTTACTGATACAAT GTGGATGAGCATTCAGTCTATGGAAAAACTTGTGGCTAAAGATAGTCTAACCATTTCCAAG ATTTTCGATCAGCATTTTGCAATAAGTGTTCCCAATGCAAGATATCTTCCAGTTGAAGCAACATCAGACCTATTTTTGCTACAG TCGGATCTGTATATCTTTATTGAGGACAAGCTGACTCGAAATACAACCAGAGAAAATCCCACTGACCCATCCATTCAATTGGGACCAGTATTCAGAAAT GTCAATGATTTCAAAGAGCGGTTCAAGTCTATACCAAGCATTGTAGGACTTGACAGCTTGAAGGTGACCGGTGATGTTTGGTTTGGAACTGGCATAACTCTTAAG GGGGAAGTCAATATCCATGCTGGACCCGGTGCGAGGATAGTTATCCCTGACGGCGCTGTTCTGGAAAATAGG ACTATAACTAGCCAAGAAGAGATTGGAGAGGTATCATCGTAA